Genomic DNA from Deinococcus planocerae:
AGTCGCCCAGAATCCCCAGGCCGACCAGCAGCGCGATCACCGGCACGGCGAGCAGCAGCCCGCCCCCGATGGCGACCGCCAGCCCCGTCAGCCCGATCACGTAGAAGTCGCCCACGTCCCCCCGGAAGGTCGCCCGCGCGCTGCCGTACGCCGCGTTTTCCACCTGATAGCGCCGCTGCATGAACCACGCCCACGGCAGGGCCAGCCCGCCCGAGAGCACCGCCGCGACGTTCGCCAGCCCGTAGGCCGTGTACGCGCCCCCCGCCCGCCCGTGGTGCCGGAAGCGCAGCCCCCGGTGCGTGGTGCTCACCGCGAGGAAGCGCAGCGACTTCATCACCAGCCACGGGTACAGCGCGACGAAGAGCACGCCGATCACCCCGGCGACGATCTCCCAACCCTGGAATTGCAGGTTGGTGGCGAGGGTGTAGGTCAGGAAAAAGGCCCCCACGATCAGGTAGCCGCGCAGCAGGGCGAGGGGGCTGGCCGTGTACTCGAAGTTCTGCCCGTCCAGCCAGGTGTGCCCGTAAAAATACTGCCGCTGCCGCACCCGCGCCCAGGGGAGGTACAGCCCCAGCGTCACGACGGTCAGCGCCAGGTTCACGATCCAGATGCGGAAATACTCGCCCGATTGCCCGGTAAAGCTCAGCGGGTGGGTCGCCGCCGTAGGGGCGGTGGGCAGGTGCGCGACCTCGGCCACCACCCGCGGCACCTCCCGGGTGGGGGGACCGGGCGGGACGGGGGAGGAAGAGGTCAGGTCGGGCCGCTCGGTCATGAACGCATCCTAAAGCCGGGGCCGAGCGGGCGGACCGCATCTGCCGCCACACGTCGGGTGGTGGGGGAGGGGGGTGGTCCCCGCCGGGTCGGCCCCGGTCCCGTGATCAGGGGGCCTCTCCCCAAACGAAAGGGGCGAACGCGGCGCGGCGCTCACCCCCTGGAAATTGGCCTGGAATTACCAGCGGCTGCCGCCACCCCGGTTGCCGCCGCCCATGTTGCTGCCCCCCATCGGGGCGGGCGCGGCGTTCGTCACGACGACGTTCTTGGCCTGCGGGCCCTTGTTGCCCTGGCCCGCCTCGACCTCGAATTCCACCTCGTCGCCCTCGTTCAGCTTGCGGAATCCGCCGCTCTGGATGGCGCTGTAGTGCACGAACACGTCCGGGTTGCCGGGATGCTCGATAAACCCGTACCCTTTTTCGACGTTGAACCACTTCACTCGACCTTGAGCCATAACTCTCCTTGCATCTCACACGTCGCGGACCCGGCAACCCGCCCTCTGAGCCGGTACCTCTGGATGGGGTCGGACTGGAGACAAGTGGAGTATCGCACGATAGATGCCTCCACGTGAACAGGTCTGCCTGGTGATGATGGTGGGGGGGGTCACGTATACTCCGCCCATGCCTTCACGGTCCTCCCCGTCCGGCGCCACCCCTGGCGCGGGCGGCATCGTGCTGGATACAGGGGGCCGGGTGCTCCTCGTGCGCTACCGCAGCGGCGCCTGGGCCTTTCCCAAAGGTCACGTCGAGCCGGGCGAGACGCTCGCGCAGACCGCCGTGCGCGAGGTGCGCGAGGAGACCGGCGTCACGGCGAGCCCCCTGGGTCCCCTCCCCGAGACGCGGTACACGAACGACCGGGGCGAGGCGCGGGTGATCCACTGGTTCGCCATGCGCGCGGCCCAGGGCACCCCGCCTACCCTGGAGGCCACCTTCACGGAAGGGGGGTTTTTCCCCCCGGACGAGGCGGCGGCCCGGCTGACCTACCCCGAAGACCGCGAGCTTTTGCGCGCCGCCCTGGCGTCCGTTCCCCCGGTGGGACGGACGTAACCCCCCACGATCCCTTCCCGGAGGCCCCATGCCGCTCTACGCCCTCGACGGCGCCGTCCCCCAGCTTCACCCCACCGCGTTCCTCGCTCCCAGCGCCGACCTGATCGGCACCGTGACGGTGGGGGAGGAGGCCAGCGTGTGGTTCGGTGCCGTGGCCCGGGGCGACATCGAACCCATCGTGATCGGCCCGCGCTGCAACGTGCAGGACGGGGCCGTGCTCCACACCGACGCGGGCTACCCCTGCGTGCTCGACTCGGACGTGACGGTCGGCCACCGCGCGGTCGTTCACGGGGCCCGCTGCGCGCCGGGC
This window encodes:
- a CDS encoding YjgN family protein, whose translation is MTERPDLTSSSPVPPGPPTREVPRVVAEVAHLPTAPTAATHPLSFTGQSGEYFRIWIVNLALTVVTLGLYLPWARVRQRQYFYGHTWLDGQNFEYTASPLALLRGYLIVGAFFLTYTLATNLQFQGWEIVAGVIGVLFVALYPWLVMKSLRFLAVSTTHRGLRFRHHGRAGGAYTAYGLANVAAVLSGGLALPWAWFMQRRYQVENAAYGSARATFRGDVGDFYVIGLTGLAVAIGGGLLLAVPVIALLVGLGILGDFDVVGGLPGPGIIAGIVILYAGLLALYGVAWQYVRAATLRYVLNRVEVGGVVRTQATFSPWRLVWIGVSNTVAQVLTLGLATPWAAVRRTRYVMSGVQVRAIQSLDAFCADFTPEENALGEAATELLDINLGF
- a CDS encoding cold-shock protein — its product is MAQGRVKWFNVEKGYGFIEHPGNPDVFVHYSAIQSGGFRKLNEGDEVEFEVEAGQGNKGPQAKNVVVTNAAPAPMGGSNMGGGNRGGGSRW
- a CDS encoding NUDIX hydrolase: MPSRSSPSGATPGAGGIVLDTGGRVLLVRYRSGAWAFPKGHVEPGETLAQTAVREVREETGVTASPLGPLPETRYTNDRGEARVIHWFAMRAAQGTPPTLEATFTEGGFFPPDEAAARLTYPEDRELLRAALASVPPVGRT
- a CDS encoding gamma carbonic anhydrase family protein, whose protein sequence is MPLYALDGAVPQLHPTAFLAPSADLIGTVTVGEEASVWFGAVARGDIEPIVIGPRCNVQDGAVLHTDAGYPCVLDSDVTVGHRAVVHGARCAPGSLVGMGAVMLNGSSLGAGAVLAAGALLREGEHVPGGMLAVGVPARVVRPVEATENAARYVHNGARYRQGLAPVPVDGDGAVEVAR